DNA from Streptomyces sp. NBC_01476:
GGCCGCCGCCGCGGCAAGGGCGAGCAACTGATGGTGGAGCCCGCCGAGTTCAGCTCCTACTACGGCCGCCCCGTGATCAAGCCTCCGTCCTGGGCTCCGATGGACATCGCCGGCTACTTCTTCCTGGGCGGCCTCGCGGGCGCCGGCTCGGTGCTGGCGGCCGGCGCCCAGGCCACCGGCCGCCCCGGGATGGCGCGCGCCCTGAAGACGTCCTCGGCGGTGGCCATCGCCGGTTCCGCCGCCGCCCTCGTGCACGACCTCGGCAGGCCCGGGCGCTTCGTCAACATGCTCCGGGTCTTCAAGCCGACCTCCCCGATGAGTGTCGGCTCCTGGCTGCTCTCCGCCTACGGTCCCCTGGCGGGCGGGGCCGCGCTGCTGGACCGAGCGGGACGGCTGCCCAAAGCGGGCACCGCCTGCACCGTGGGCGCGGCGCTGCTCGGCCCCGCCATCGCCACCTACACCGCCGTGCTGGCGGCGGACACGGCGGTGCCCGCCTGGCACGACGCCCACGGGGAGCTGCCGTTCGTCTTCGCCGGGTCGGCGCTCGCCGCGGCTTCCGGGATGGCGCTGCTGACCGCTCCGGTGCGCGAGACCGGTCCGGCCCGGCGGGCCGCACTGCTGGCGTGCGCGGTGGAGATCGCCGCTGCCAAGGCGATGCAGGCACGCCTCGGGGTGGTCGCGGAGACCTACGAACACGGCCGAGGTGGCCGGTTGATGCGGACCGCGGAGGTGCTGTCCGCGGTGGGGGCGGCCGGGGCCGTACTGCTGGCCGGGCGCGGGCGGTGGCCTGCGGCGCTCATGGGGGCGGCGCTGCTGGCGGCGTCGGCCTGCACGCGTTTCGGCGTATTCGAGGCGGGCGTCGCCTCGGCGCGGGATCCGAAATACACGGTGCTGCCCCAGCGGGAAAGGCTGGAGGCCGCGGGTCGGTAATTCGGCGGGCGACCGATTGCCGTGCCTCGGCGCATTTCCATAGGGCGTGGAGAAAATCCTCCCCGCTCCGCAAGCGGCGCCATACCGCCGAATGGGTGGCAATTCTTACGGACCCCGGAAGGCAGGACGATTCGCGGCTTTCGTCCCTTCGGCGCACTGTCCCCGGAGTTAGCGTGTCGGTCAGTCCACGAGCCCGCGTCGACGTCGCCGACTCCCCTGGCCAGTAGGGGGAGTCGGCGGCTGAATCGCCATGCCTCGGCGGGCCGGCGGCAGCGCGCACCGGCCCCGTCCGAACGCAACTCGGCTCTCCGAAGCCAACTGCGGCTCTCCGCAGTTCTCCGCATCAGGAGTCCACCGCCATGACCTTCACCGTCAGGATGCGTACGTCCGCCCGGCGCCGCACCGGAGCTGTCCGTGCCGCCCCCCTCGCCCGTACCGCCGGTGCCGGAGCGGTCGCCGTCGCGGCCGCCGCCCTCTTCGCCGTGGCCCCGGCCGCTTCCGCCGCGGCCCCGCACCAGCACCGGCACACCGCCGGGGCGCCCGTGTTCGTACAGAGCGACAACACCACCGCCAATACCGTCGTCTCCTACCACCGCGCCGCCGATGGCACCTTGCGGCAAAGCGGGATCTACCCGACCGGCGGCCGTGGCGGCGTGCTCGACGGATCCCAGGTGGACCACCTGGCCTCACAGGGATCGCTCGTCCTCGACCAGCGGCAGCAGCTCCTCTACGCCGTCAACGCGGGCAGCGACACCGTCACCGTCTTCGGAGTGCGCGGCGACCGGCTGCAGCGGATCCAGGTGATCCGTTCCGGCGGTGACTTCCCGGTCAGCATCGCCGTGCACGGCGATCTGGTCTATGTCGCCAACGCGCTCGGCGGCGGCTCGATCCAGGGCTTCCTGCGGATCGGCGACCACCTGGTGAGCGTGCCGGCCTGGCACCGGGATCTCGGCCTCGACCCCGCCGCCACCCCGCAGTTCACCCACACGCCGGGCCAGATCGCCTTCACCCCCGACGGGTCGGACCTCGTCGTCACCACCAAGGCCGCGGCCAACAGCGTCGACGTCTTCCCGCTGAACGCCCTCGGCGCCCCCGCCGCCCGCCCGGTGGTCACCTCCACCCCGGAGGCGGTGCCCTTCGGCTTCACCTTCGACT
Protein-coding regions in this window:
- the nrfD gene encoding NrfD/PsrC family molybdoenzyme membrane anchor subunit; translation: MSTSDLTRRGKGRRRGKGEQLMVEPAEFSSYYGRPVIKPPSWAPMDIAGYFFLGGLAGAGSVLAAGAQATGRPGMARALKTSSAVAIAGSAAALVHDLGRPGRFVNMLRVFKPTSPMSVGSWLLSAYGPLAGGAALLDRAGRLPKAGTACTVGAALLGPAIATYTAVLAADTAVPAWHDAHGELPFVFAGSALAAASGMALLTAPVRETGPARRAALLACAVEIAAAKAMQARLGVVAETYEHGRGGRLMRTAEVLSAVGAAGAVLLAGRGRWPAALMGAALLAASACTRFGVFEAGVASARDPKYTVLPQRERLEAAGR
- a CDS encoding lactonase family protein, giving the protein MTFTVRMRTSARRRTGAVRAAPLARTAGAGAVAVAAAALFAVAPAASAAAPHQHRHTAGAPVFVQSDNTTANTVVSYHRAADGTLRQSGIYPTGGRGGVLDGSQVDHLASQGSLVLDQRQQLLYAVNAGSDTVTVFGVRGDRLQRIQVIRSGGDFPVSIAVHGDLVYVANALGGGSIQGFLRIGDHLVSVPAWHRDLGLDPAATPQFTHTPGQIAFTPDGSDLVVTTKAAANSVDVFPLNALGAPAARPVVTSTPEAVPFGFTFDSGGRLQLTEAGPNAVATFTLGRDGRLTKTGETATGQAATCWIVRTGSDVYASNAGSGTVSGYRIGGHGTLTPLGTTATAAGTVDAAVSSDGRFLYAQTGAAGGVDAFRVGHDGSLTRIGSVTVPGAAGGEGIAAG